Proteins encoded in a region of the Limanda limanda chromosome 17, fLimLim1.1, whole genome shotgun sequence genome:
- the ubald2 gene encoding UBA-like domain-containing protein 2 translates to MSVNMDELRHQVMINQFVLTAGCAADQAKQLLQGAHWQFETALSSFFQEAHIPAHHHQMMCTPRNTPATPPNFPDAITMFSKLRASDCGPSPPQASMACSPPAASSFGSFWASSPPGHQPAWLPPPSSPTGHHVHHHHFHRQQAPMWPPGAHQPSGAQQPPVVPALHGQR, encoded by the exons ATGTCGGTGAACATGGACGAGCTGCGCCACCAGGTGATGATCAACCAGTTCGTGCTGACCGCGGGTTGCGCCGCGGACCAGGCGAAGCAGCTGCTCCAGGGGGCCCACTGGCAGTTCGAG ACGGCCTTGAGCTCCTTCTTCCAGGAGGCCCACATCCCGGCTCACCACCACCAGATG ATGTGCACGCCCAGGAACACGCCGGCCACGCCCCCCAACTTCCCCGACGCCATCACCATGTTCTCCAAGCTGCGAGCGTCTGACTGCGGCCCCAGCCCCCCCCAGGCGTCCATGGCCTGCTCCCCcccggccgcctcctccttcgGCTCCTTCTGGGCGTCGTCTCCGCCCGGCCACCAGCCGgcctggctgccccccccctcctctcccaccGGCCACCACGTGCACCACCACCACTTCCACCGGCAGCAGGCGCCCATGTGGCCCCCGGGGGCCCACCAGCCCAGCGGCGCCCAGCAGCCCCCCGTCGTACCGGCGCTCCACGGGCAgagatga
- the foxj1a gene encoding forkhead box protein J1-A — MLSLNCADPWPGGSVGLEEEVVSAAPQAETTSSSGSLCLDDSLTSLQWLQEFSILGASVPHQNQNRTGPFGPGPQGADPPSSPLAGDPASLGTPLTPGRPTAAAHSRGPPPLPGIVAHGHCPDEVDYRRDPSIKPPHSYATLICMSLQASGGGKTTLSCIYRWISDNFCYYRHAEPTWQNSIRHNLSLNKCFIKVPRQKDEPGKGGFWKIDPQYAERLLSGAYKKRRLPPVQINPALQSRLRVELPPPSRGGAGLGVNPESQRLLREFEEETGADQNWDPHPAEGTMLGSWPVVRGRGGAKRRHGSLGSRSGATKVLRRSSSPLLAMDEQKDIGPLKGDFDWDALLDSALSGELSLDGGEHLSPILKEEDLTVRGTHISPVGPPVPPLGETQRRNDFDEETFLAAAFLENPWPEEEEQSRNDFLCSSSVNLDQLFDLGDSLGADPSSRIDALL, encoded by the exons ATGCTGTCCCTGAACTGTGCGGACCCCTGGCCGGGGGGCTCCGtgggcctggaggaggag GTGGTCTCCGCTGCTCCTCAGGCGgagaccacctcctcctccggctccttGTGCCTGGACGACAGCCTCACCAGCCTCCAGTGGCTGCAGGAGTTCTCCATCCTCGGAGCCAGCGTCCCGCATCAGAACCAGAACCGGACCGGCCCGTTCGGACCCGGACCCCAAGGGGccgaccccccctcctcccccctggcCGGGGACCCCGCCTCCCTCGGCACGCCCCTGACCCCGGGCCGGCCCACGGCGGCGGCGCACAGCAGGGGGCCGCCCCCCCTCCCGGGGATCGTGGCCCACGGACACTGCCCGGACGAGGTGGACTACAGGAGGGACCCCAGCATCAAGCCCCCCCACTCCTACGCCACCCTCATCTGCATGAGCCTGCAGGCCAGCGGGGGGGGCAAGACCACCCTGTCCTGCATCTACAGGTGGATCAGCGACAACTTCTGCTACTACCGACACGCAGAGCCCACCTGGCAG AACTCCATCCGTCACAACCTGTCCCTCAACAAGTGCTTCATCAAGGTCCCGCGGCAGAAGGACGAGCCGGGGAAGGGGGGCTTCTGGAAGATCGACCCCCAGTACGCCGAGCGCCTCCTGAGCGGCGCCTACAAGAAGAGGCGGCTGCCCCCGGTCCAGATCAACCCGGCGCTGCAGAGCCGGCTCCGGGTCGAGCTCCCGCCGCCGTCCAGGGGCGGCGCCGGGCTGGGCGTCAACCCGGAGTCACAGCGCCTCCTCCGGGAGTTTGAGGAGGAAACTGGCGCCGACCAGAACTGGGACCCGCATCCTGCTGAGGGCACCATGCTGGGCTCCTGGCCGGTGGTCCGAGGCCGGGGGGGGGCCAAGAGGAGACACGGGTCGCTGGGTTCCAGAAGTGGTGCAACCAAAGTCCTGCGGCGCTCCAGCTCGCCGCTGCTCGCcatggacgagcagaaggacaTCGGACCCCTGAAGGGCGACTTCGACTGGGACGCCCTGCTGGACTCCGCCCTCAGCGGCGAGCTGAGTTTGGACGGAGGAGAACATCTCAGCCCCATCCTGAAAGAGGAGGACCTGACGGTGCGAGGGACCCACATCTCCCCGGTCGGACCCCCGGTTCCTCCGCTGGGCGAGACCCAGAGGAGGAACGACTTCGACGAGGAGACCTTCCTCGCCGCCGCCTTCCTGGAGAACCCGTggcccgaggaggaggagcaaagcCGCAACGACTTCCTGTGCAGCTCCAGCGTGAACCTGGACCAGCTGTTCGACCTCGGGGACTCGTTAGGGGCGGACCCCAGCAGCCGGATCGACGCCCTCCTCTGA